One window of the Rissa tridactyla isolate bRisTri1 chromosome 9, bRisTri1.patW.cur.20221130, whole genome shotgun sequence genome contains the following:
- the TNFAIP8L3 gene encoding tumor necrosis factor alpha-induced protein 8-like protein 3 — MATKTMANMLIDDTSSEIFDELYKVTKEHTRNKKEAHKIMKDLIKVAIKIGILYRNNQFNQEELEIVDKFRKKLNQTAMTIVSFYEVEYTFDRSVLAELLNECKDLLHELVDRHLTPRSHGRINHVFNHFADVEFLTALYSLDGDCRPYLKKICDGINKLLDEKVL; from the coding sequence ATGGCAACTAAAACCATGGCCAACATGCTGATTGATGACACGAGCAGCGAAATCTTCGACGAGCTATACAAAGTAACAAAGGAACACAcgagaaacaaaaaggaagcccataaaattatgAAAGACCTGATTAAAGTGGCAATAAAAATCGGGATCCTCTATCGAAATAATCAGTTCAACCAGGAAGAGCTGGAAATCGTTGACAAGTTCAGGAAGAAGCTGAACCAAACTGCCATGACAATTGTCAGTTTCTACGAGGTAGAATACACTTTTGACAGAAGTGTTCTTGCAGAACTTCTGAACGAATGTAAAGACCTTTTGCATGAACTAGTAGATCGACACCTGACACCGAGATCCCACGGGCGCATCAACCACGTCTTCAATCACTTTGCGGATGTGGAATTTCTAACTGCCCTGTACAGTCTTGATGGGGATTGTCGGCCATACCTCAAAAAGATCTGCGACGGCATCAACAAACTACTTGATGAGAAGGTCCTCTGA